A stretch of DNA from Sphingomonas sp. SORGH_AS_0879:
CAGGTCAGGGTGAAAGGGTGCGGTAAAAGCGCACCGCGGTCCCGGTAACGGGAACGGCATGGCAAACCCCACCGGGAGCAAGACCGAATAGGGATGGCATGGCGCGCAAGCGTCGGGGCGTGTTCCCGCCCGCCATCCGGGTTGGTTGCTTGAGGCGATGTGCAAGCATCGTCCTAGAAGAATGGTCGCCCATCCGGCTTTGCGCCGGTGGACAGAACCCGGCTTACAGGCCCTCTGGCTCATTCCCATCCACCGCGCGCCGCACCGTTACGGCGCGCGCGCAGGATCGCGGATCACATCAGAACCTTGTCCGGTCGCGCCAGCGCGTCGAGATCGGTGGTCGCGTCGATTTCCAGCAGGGTTTTGATATGCCCGTCGCGAATGTCATAGACCCAGCCGTGGAGCCAGAGTTCCCGACCCGAAGCGAACGCCTTCTGGATGGTGTCGAGCCGGGCGAGGTGGCGGAGCTGCTCCATCACGTTCACCTCGACCAGCCGGTTGACCTTGGCCTCCTGGTTCGGCTGAGCGTCGATTTCGTCGCGGTGGCGGTGGAGCACGTCGCGGGCATTGGCCAGCCACTGATCGACCGGCCCCTCCGTCCCGCCGTCGAGTGTGGCGAGCACCCCGCCACAGCCATGATGGCCGCACAGGATGACGTGCCGCACTTCCAGCACGTCGACCGCATATTGCACGACCGACAACAGGTTCAGGTCGTCGTCATGGACCAGATTGGCGATGTTGCGGTGCAGGAACATGCCGCCCGGCGGCGTCATGGTCAGTTGTTCGGGCGTCACCCGGCTGTCGGAACATCCGATCCAGAGGAAGTCGGGTTTCTGCCCCGCGGTCTGGCGCTGGAAGAAGTCGGTCTTCTCCTCGAGCAGTTCGGCGGCCCAGGCCTTATTGGCGAGCAGGAGTTGCTTATATTCCCTCATGCGTAGCGCACTCCCGTCGAAGGGGCCTTGATCATCGGCGCGGTCCGTTCCGCGACGTCGCTGCGCACGATCACGTCGATCCCGCGATACTCCGCGCCTTTGATGAAGGCGTTGATGATGTCGATATTGTCGAGATCGACATAGGAGGTCGAGGACAGGTCGATCAGCAGGTTGGCGCCGTCCGGCACCTTGGCCAGCGACTTCTGCAACTCATATTTGTGGATGAAATACAGGTTGCGCCGCGCCCGGATCAGGCAGTCCTCGTCGTCGGAAGCGAAGGTCAGCGCCGGGCGGAAATTGCGCGCCACGACGAAGACGAAGCCGACGGCCAGGCCGACCAGGATGCCGATCAGCAGGTCGGTGCGCAGGATCGCCAGGATGGTGACGATGAACGGGATGAACTGGGTCCAGCCCTGTTTGTACCGCTCGGTGAACAGCTTGGGCTTGCACAGCTTGTAGCCGGTGGCGATCAGCACGGCGGCGAGCGCGGCCAGGGGGATCTGGTTCAGCACCACCGGAATCAGCGCGACCGACAGCAACAGCCAGGTGGCGTGGAGCATGGTCGACAGCTTGCTCTCCGCGCCCGCATCGACATTGGCCGAGGAGCGGACGATGACCGAGGTGACCGGCAGGCCGCCGAGCAGGCCGGAGACGATGTTGCCGCCGCCCTGCGCCATCAATTCCCAATTCTTGTCGGTCGTGCGGCGGCGCGGGTCGAGTTCGTCCACCGCCTTGACGCTGAGCAGCGATTCCAGGCTGGCGACGATGGCGAGCGTGATCGCGGTCGTCCACACCGCGCCAGTGCCGATCGCGGTGAAGTCGGGCAACTGGAACTGGCCGACGAATTCCGACGCGCTGCCCGCGACCGGCACCTGCACCAGATGCGCGCCCGCCAATTGCCATTCGGGCCGCAGCGAGCCCAGGATCATGTTGCCGACCACGCCGATCACCACGACGACCAGCGGGCCGGGCAGGAGCCGCAGCGGGCCCTGCTTGGGCTTGGCGTGATCCCACCAGAAGAGGAAGGCGAGCGAGATCGCGCCGATCAGCACCGCACCGGGGGCGATATCGCGGCTGACGCTGGCCCACAGGTCGGTGAAGGTGTTGCCGCCCGCGCGGCTGGCATATTCGAAGCTGCCCTCGAAATCGCCGTCATAGCCGATGGCATGGGGGATCTGCTTCAGGATCAGGATCAGGCCGATCGCCGCCAGCATGCCGGTGATGACGGAGGAGGGCACGAACTCGGCCAGCACGCCCGCGCGAGTCAGGGAAAAGCCGAGTTGAAGCACACCCGCCAGCGTCACGGCGAGCAGGAAGACCTGGAAACTCGGCAACCTCTCGATCGCTTCGAACACGATGACGGTCAGCCCTGCGGCGGGGCCGGATACCGACAAGGGCGATTTGGAGAGGAAGCCGACGACGAGCCCGCCGACGATCCCGGCGATCATGCCCGCGAAGGGCGGCGCGCCGGAGGCGACCGCGACGCCGAGGCAGAGCGGCAGCGCGACGAGCGCCACCACGATCGAGGCGGGCACGTCCGCTCTAGCGGTAGCCAGGAAGGAACGGTTTTGGGCCATGGCGGCTCCTGACTCGCTTGCGTCCGCATATGTCCGGTACGGACATGAATATATGATGACCGATAATTCATGAACGAGTGGCTGGCCGCGGGTCAAGCGTTTCGAAGTGCCATTTTCACAGCCGTTCCGGGAAAGCATTCGCCTCTATGCTTGCGCCCGCGCCGAAGTCGCTTAAATCGAGCGGCGTGGCGCGTTCTACTACCCGATCCAACGACTGGGGCTTTCCTCGCTGGCGCAGCTATGGCGCGGCGCGGGAGGCCAAGCCCGTGCGAATCTGCGACCGGCATGGCTGCGACCAGCCGGGCAATTGTCCCGCGCCCAAGTCGCCGAACAGCCCCGACCGCTGGTATTTCTGCGAGACCCACGCCGCCGAATATAATCGCGGCTGGGACTATTTTCAGGGTCTGAGCGCCGAGGAAGCCGCCGCGCGCGAAGCATCGGAGCGACGGACCAGCGCGGGCTATGCGCAGTCCAAGCATCAGGCCTGGGCGGGGCCGGGTGACGGTAGCCGTTCACGCGACGAAATGCGCGCGCTCGACGCGCTGGGGCTGGAGCCGGATGCCGAGTTCGACCTGATCCGCGCGACCTGGCGCGGGCTGGCCAAGGCGAACCATCCCGACATCCGCCCCAACGACCCCGAGGCGGCGACGAAGTTCCAACAGGTTCAGGCGGCCTATGAAGTGCTGCGCGCCGCCGAGGAGCGGCGGAGCTGGAAGCCCGAATGATCCGCCGCGCCAAGGTGGAGTGGGAAGCGACGGTCCTGGTTTGCGGCAAATGCTCGAAAAAGGTCGGCGGCGGGTTCGGGCCGAAGGGCAAGACGCCATTGGCCAAGGCGCTCAGGCGGATGTTCGGCAAGGGGCGCAAGGCGTCGGTCGGGGTGATCGAAACCAAGTGCCTGGGGCTGTGTCCGAAGAATGCGGTGACCTTAGTGGACGGGCGTCGGCCGGGGGAGTGGCTGGTCGTGACGCCGGATGAGGATGTCGAGGCGATCGCCGCGCGGTTGGGGCGGGGGGCTTAAGTTACGTGGGTTAGTCTCGGTGAGACTCCAAACCCTCCCCCATCCCCTCCCGCTTGCGGGAGGGGAGCGGCCAGAGGCGCGGGCAAGTCTCTTTGTCGATCGTCAGGGATGGGGCAGACGTTGCTGAAGTAGGCTCGGGTCAGCCAAGAAGCACGCCCCTCCCGCAGGCGGGAGGGGATGGGGGAGGGCAAGGTGTCTCACCGAGCCCACCCCCGAACCTCAATACCGCCCCGCCGTCTCCCGGATCAGCGCGATCATGTTGGGAATCCCCTGAGTCCGGTTGGAACTCAACTGGTTCCTCAGATCGAACGGCGCGAGTTCGCCTTCAATATCGGTCGCCAGTATTTCAGCAGGCGTCTTGTCCTGCACCGTCTTCAGGACCAGCGCGATGATCCCCTTGGTGATCGCCGCGTTCGAGTCCGCCAGGAAGTGCAGCGCCTCGCCATCCCCCTTGGTCGGATAGACCCAGACCGAAGCCGAGCACCCCCGCACCAGCGTCGCATCGGTCTTCAACGCCTCGGGCATCGGCTCCAGCGCGCGGCCCAGATCGATCAGCAGGCGATAGCGATCGTCGGCGTCGAGAAATTCATATTCGTCGCGGATTTCGGCAAGATCGGACATGGGCCCCGCGCTACCGTTGTTCGCGCGCGACGACAACCGGTCAGTCCTTGAGCAGCGCGTCCACCGATCCGCCGTTGCGCGCCAGTTCCGCGGCGACGCGGCGGCGGCCTTCATAATAGGTCAGCACCGGCGCGGTCGGGTCGAGCCTGCGGATCAGCGCCTCGTCGCCGGGGCGGATGCTGGTTTCCCCCGCGACATAGTCGGGATAGCCTTCGCGCTTCCAGGCGGGCAGGCGAAGGGCGGCCCATTCGCCGATATGGTCGGCGACCAGCCGGTGGGTCGTCTCATGCGCGATGGTGCCCGACAGCGTGCGCACCCCGCCCAGCGGTGCGCCGTTGGTCACCCGGTCCGTCGCGACCGAACTGCGGTTGAAAACCAGCGCATGGGCGAAGGGGCGGCGAAAGGCGATCGCGTTCCGCACGCCGATCGACAGCACGTCCCAGCGCCAGCCGCCATCGGTCAGCACCACCTGCCGCGACAGCCCCGTCCGGTAGAGCGGGCTCGTCGCCAGCAGCCCGTCGGCACGGGCCAGTACCCGGCCCATCGCGGCCCGGTCGATCGGCTGCTCGGACAGCACCGTGGTCGAGCCGAAATCGGCGCGATAGGGAAAGGCGAGCGCGGCGGGGACATGCACCACCCCGGCGATGACGACCGCGCCGCCACAGGCGACCCGGGCCGTCCATCGGCGAAGGCGGGCGAGGCGCGCCATGGTTACAGGTCCACCCCGGCGGCTATGGCCTCGAGCTTGCGAATGCGCTCCTTCAGATCGGCCATTTCGATCCGCGCCGCGGCAGACGTGGCGGGCGGGTAGGGCATGTCGTGGCTGCGGTCATATTCGCGGCTTTTCAGCTGCAACCATCCGCGCCACCCCGCCAGCCCGGCGGTGACGATCATCGCCAGACCGGCCAGGCCGGCGGTCGCGATGACGATATAGAGATTGGTGTCGGTCATGATCCGGGCTCCCTGTCCGTATCAACGGTTGGCTTAACGGTCGCGCAGACGCTCGATTTCGCGGTCGAGGTCGATGCTCTTGTGCTGGTCGGTGATGACGCGCTCCAGCACCTGGATGCGGTCCTTCAACTGCTGAACCTCGGCGCGGAGCGCCTGGGTGTCGCGACTGCCCTCGCCACGCAAATGCTCGATCATGTCGAGGCCGGGCGAGCGGCGATGCTTGGCCTTGAAGATGCTGGCGATCATGACGATCGCGACGATCATGACGACCATGAACTGTGAACCGGACATGGTGGTAATTCCCCTCTAAAATCTTGTGTCAGTGCTCGATGCGGGCGGGCGTTTCGCCCAGCACACGCAGGCTGTCGATTTCGTCGCTGAGCGCCAGGCCGCGATCGGTGATGATCCGCTCCAGCACCCGGACCCGCTGTTCCAGCTTTTCGGTCTGGGCCGCATATTGCGCCGCCTTTTCCGCGACCATCGAGGCTTCGGTGGCCAGCCGCTTTTCGCGGTAAGCGAACCAGGGCCGGACGAAGACGCCGCCGATGATCGCGACCAGGCCGCAGCTGATGCCCATGATCGGGATCAGAAGAGCGATATTGTTCATCCTGTCTCTCCGGGATCAGCGATCGCGCAGCGCGTCGATTTCGCGCGCGGTCCGCTCGGCGGGGTCGGTGGCGATCCGCTCCAGAACGGCGATCCGCTCTTCCAGTCGAGAGACCTGGCCGACCAGCTTCTGGTTCTCGGCGGTCAGCAATTCGACCTTGCGTTCATCGGCCATGCCGGTCTTGCCGACGGTGCCGCCCCAGTCATTGTCCAGGCTATAGCCGTGCTTCGCACGGATCCAGGTGGTGACCACCCAGCCGATCGTCGACATCGCGATCATCGCCAGGACGAAACCCGGTCCTCCCCAAGACATGATCCTTACTCCCCTTCAGATGTGGCGTTGGCCGGGCGATCAGCGCAAGCTGTCGATCTCGTCGGCCAGTTGGCGGTTGCGGCTGGTATAGTGCAGTTCGATATCGGCGAGGCGGCGGTCGATGTCGCGGAAGGTCGAGCGGACCTCGGCGGTCGAGCGGCGCGGATTGCTGCGCACGCCCTGCCAGAACTTGGCGTCCTCGTCCGACTGGTAGAGCCCGATCGGCTTGGCCGTCGCCATCCAGGCGACCAGGATGTAAGCGAGCGGAACCCAGGGCATACCCACCCCGGTGACGGTCAGCAGGACCGCGGCGATGCGGACCCACAGGACGTCGACCCCGGTATAGTCGGCGATGCCCGAGCACACGCCCTTGAACTTGGCATTCTGCTTGTCGAGATAGAATTGGGTGCGGCTGGCGGACATGTCAGTTCCTCCGATCGAGGCTGTAGTCGGTGCGGCCGAGGCGACCTTCCGGGCGCCATTCGGGCTGCGACAGGCTGGGCTTGAAGTCGGGATTGTCGGCGGCGACGATCCGTTCGACCGTGTTCAGCCGGTCCTCCAGCCGCCGGGCGAGCAGATGAAGCTCGTCGAGCAATTGCTCGTCCTCCTGCGTGATCTTCGGCGCCTGCTTCCACTTGGTCATATAGTGGAGGAACAACCATGGCAGTGCGATGAAGATCGAGACGATGGGGACGGCGATGTTGAAGAAATCCTCCATCTCACTCCCCCTTTTTCAGGCGCGCCTTGAGCGCGGCGAGTTCGGCATCCACCCGGTCGGAGGTGCGCAGTTCGGCGATTTCCTCTTCCAGCGTCTTGGGCGAGGCGCCCAGGCCCAGCGCTTCGGCGCGGCCCTCGGCCTCGTCCACCTTGCGCTCCAGCATGTCGAAGCGGCTGAACGCGTCATGCGTCTTCGACCCGTTCCACATCTCGCGCAGGCGATAGCGGTTGTTCGCGCTTTCCAGACGGGTCTGGACCGCATTCTGCTTGGTCCGCGCCTCGCGCAGCTTGTTCTGCAACTTGGCGATGTCCTCTTCCGAGGCGCGCAGCGCATCGTCGAGCACCTGGACTTCGGCCTTCAACTGGTCGGCCATGTCGGCGGCCTTCTGGCGCTCGATCAGCGCGGCCTTGGCCAGGTCCTCGCGGTCCTTGGACAGCGCCAGTTCGGCCTTTTCCGTCCAGCTTTCCTGAAGCTGGTCCAGCTTCAGGATGTGGCGGCGGATTTCCTTCTGGTCGGCGATCGTGCGGGCGGCGGAGGCGCGCACCTCGACAAGCGTCTCCTCCATTTCGAGGATGATCATGCGGATCATCTTCGCGGGGTCTTCCGCCTTGTCGAGCAGGTCGGCGAAATTGGCGGCGACGATGTCGCGGGTGCGGGAGAAAATGCCCATCGGAGACTCCTTGATGGCGGCTATTCGGGGATTATGCGGTCGGTGCCTCGATCGCCGCAACCTGGGCCGTGCTGGTGGCGACATGCGCGGGGGCGAGGGCGCCCATCAGGCAGGTGGCGCTCATCACGACGGTGCAGGCGATGGCGGCGATCTGGCGGGTCAGGTTGGTGGCGAACATGGTGGAAACTCCCTGAATTCTATGTTTCGGTCCGCTCATTGGCGGGATGTCGACAGCATTGCAGGAGCCGTGCCAACTTTAAAAATGACGTAAATACAGGCACTTATGAAATAGTTGCGATGAGCCAACGATTGCGCCCTTGCCAAGCCTTGGCAAAATCCGCCACCTGTTGGGAATGGAGCGGACGAGTCAGGTCATCGGCCAGTCGGGGGCCTTTCTGGATACGCTGGAACGCGCCAGCCGCGCCGCGGCTCTGGATCGCCCGGTGCTGGTCATCGGCGAGCGCGGGACCGGTAAGGAACTGGTCGCCGAACGCCTCCACCGGCTGAGCGGGCGGTGGGACCAGCCCCTGGTCATCATGAACTGTGCCGCGCTCCCCGAGACGCTGATCGAGGCCGAACTCTTCGGGCATGAGGCGGGCGCGTTCACCGGCGCGACCAAGGCGCGGGCGGGGCGGTTCGAGGAAGCCAATGGCGGCACGCTGTTCCTCGACGAACTGGGCACGCTGTCGATGGCGGCGCAGGACCGGCTGCTCCGCGCGGTCGAATATGGCGAGGTGACGCGGATCGGCTCGTCGCGGCCCTTGCGTGTCGATGTGCGCATCGTCGCGGCGACAAACGAGCATCTGCCCGACAAGGTCGCCGCGCACCAGTTTCGCGCCGACCTGCTCGACCGGTTGTGTTTCGAGGTCGTCACCCTGCCGCCGCTCCGCGCGCGCAAGAGCGATATCATGCTGCTCGCCAATCATTTCGGGCGGCGGATGGCGGCGGAGATCGGGTGGCAGGACTGGCCCGGCTTCGGTCCCGCCGCGACGGATGCGCTGATGGAGCATCGCTGGCCCGGCAATGTCCGCGAATTGCGCAACGTGGTCGAGCGCGCGGTCTATCGCTGGGACCGGGAAGGGCCGGTGGATGCGATCGAGATCGATCCCTTCCGCTCGCCCTATCGCCCGCAGGGCCAGTCCCCCGCCGCCGCGAAAAGCGATCAGGCCAGCGCGCCTGCTCCCATGAGCGACGGCGATGAGGTGGCGGCCTGCGATGTCGGGCCGTCCGACTTCAAATCGCGCGTCGCCCGGTTCGAGCGCGAATTGCTGACCAAGGCGCTGGCCGAGAATCGCTTCAACCAGCGGACCACGGCGGAGGCGCTGGGGCTGAGCTATGACCAGCTTCGTCACGCGCTTCGTCGCCATGATCTGATCGGAACGGTTGCGTAACCGCGTTCGGGGAGCCATTTGAGGCGTCCGGCGTTGCCACAGGCAAACCCCAAAGGAGCAATTACGATGGCTTTCGAACTGCCGCCCCTCCCGTACGACTATGATGCGCTGGAGCCGGTCATCTCCAAGGAGACGATGACCTTCCACCATGACAAGCATCATGCCGCCTACACCAACAAGCTGAACGAGGCGGTCGAGGCGGATTCGTCGCTTCAGGGCAAGTCGATCGAGGACATTCTGGCGAACATCTCGTCGGCCCCGGCGGTCGTCCGCAACAATGGCGGCGGCTATTGGAACCATGACTTCTTCTGGAAGATCATGACCAAGCCCGGCACCACCCAGCCCTCGGGCAAGCTTGCGCAAGCGATCGAGGCGTTCGGCGGTCTCGACAAGCTGAAGGACGAATTCAACACCAAGGGTGCGGGCCAGTTCGGTTCGGGTTGGGCCTGGGTCATCGCGGATGCCGAGGGCAAGCTGAAGGTCACCTCGACCCCGAACCAGGACAATCCCCTGATGGACGTCGTCGCCGACAAGGGCACGCCGATCCTGGGTAACGACGTGTGGGAGCACGCCTATTACCTGACCTATATGAACGACCGTCCGGGCTATCTGAAGGCCTGGTGGGACGTGGTGAACTGGGACGAAGCCGGTCGCCGGTACGAGGCGGCGGTCGCGTAATCTCGCGCTGATCCGGTTCGGATAAGGGAAGGGCGGCTCCGTGCGGGGCCGCCCTTTTTCATTTCGTCATCCCGGCGTTTTTCATTCGTCATCCCAGCGAAGGCTGGGATCTCTGGCAACGGACAAGCGCCATCGTGAAAGGCCCCAGCCTTCGCTGGGGCGACGGCCCGTTACTCCACAGGCGGGTCTTGCACCTTCGCCTCATCGGCGTTCAGCCCATGCTTCATCAGCATCGGAATATTCGCAATGGCGAAGCCCAGGGTCAGCGGCATCGCCCCCCACAGCTTGAACCCCACCCAGAAATCCCAGGTCGAGTTGCGCCACACCGCCTCGTTCAACACCGCCATCAGCGCGAAGAAGATCGCCCAGTTGCGGGTCAGCTTGCGCCAGCCCTCCGGGGTGAGCCCCGAATAGACGCTGCCCAGCACCAACTGGATCAACGGTCGCCCGGTCGCCAGCCCGAAGAACAGCAGCGCGGAGAACATCGCATAGACGATGGTCGGCTTCATCTTGATGAAGCGTTCGTCGTGGAAATACAGGGTCAGCCCGCCGAACACGACGACCAGGATGCCCGACATCCACAGCATCGGCGAGATGCGGCCCATCTTCACCCGGCTGACAATCATCGCGATGACGGTCGCCACCATGAACGCGCCGGTCGCGACCAGCACGCGGGTCAGCGGGCCCATGGGCGCGAGGAAATTGACCGCGAAGAACAGGACCAGTGGACCATATTCGATCCCGGCCTTCAGCGCTGCACTCGCTTCTTTCTGTTGCGTACTCACTTCCGGCCTCCTTCGATCCCGGCAATGATCCGGCTGACTTCGTTGGCGTCGAAGGGGCGCAGGTCGGTCATGCCCTCGCCGACGCCGATGGCATGGATGGGCAGGCCGTATTTCTCCGCCGCCGCGACCAGCACGCCGCCGCGCGCGGTGCCGTCCAGCTTGGTCATGACCAGACCGGTGACGCCCGCCACGTCCTTGAACACCTCGATCTGGTTGAGCGCGTTCTGGCCCGTCGTCGCGTCGAGCACCAGCAGGATGTCATGCGGCGCCTCGGGGTTCAGGCGGCCGAGCACGCGGCGGATCTTGGACAGCTCGTCCATCAGTTCGCGCTTGTTCTGGAGCCGACCGGCGGTGTCGACGATCAGCACGTCGATGCCGGTCGCGGTCGCCTGTTTCACCGCTTCATAGACGATGCCCGCCGCGTCGCCGCCTTCCTTGCCCGAGACGATCGGCACGCCGACCCGCTCGGCCCAGGTCGCAAGCTGGCCGATCGCGGCGGCGCGGAAGGTGTCGCCCGCCGCCAGCATCACGCCGTAATCCTGCTCCATGAAGAGGTGGGCGAGCTTGGCGATGGTGGTCGTCTTGCCCGATCCGTTGACGCCGATGACCAGGATCACCTGTGGCCGGGGAAAGGCGTCGATCTCCAGCGGGGTGGCGACCTTGGCCAGCGCCTTCTCCACCTCTTCGGCGACGACCAGGCGGATACCCAGTTCCTCCATGTTCCGCTCGAAGCTGCCCTCGGCCAGCCGGGTGCGGATATGGCCCGCCGTCTCGGGACCGAGGTCGGAGGCGATCAGCGCTTCCTCGATCTCGTCCAGCGTGCCCTCGTCGAGCCGCGCGGTGCCGAGGCCCGCCAGATTGCCGACCAGCCGGTCCGAGGTGCGACGGAAACCGCCGAGCAGCTTGTCGTGCCAGGAGGAGGAAGAACTCATGCCAATTGTCCGATCAGATGGGTTTCGGTCGCCGCCGTGACCCGAACGCGGGCGATGCTGCCCGGTTCGGCGGCGGGGGAAAAATGAATGTCGGCGAAGTCGGGCGCATGGCCGCGCGTGCCGGGCCGCTCGACCAGCACCTCGCGGGTTTCCCCGACTTGGGCTGCCAACCAGTCGCGACGGCGACGAGCGGCGGCTTCGCGCAGTCTGGCCGCTCGCTCGCGGCGGAGGGGATGGGGAACCTGCGGCATCCGCGCGGCGGGGGTGCCGTCGCGCGCCGAATAGGGGAAGATGTGCGCGTGGACGATATGACAATCGTCGATCAGCGCCAGCGTATCCGCTGCCATCGCTTCGTCCTCGGTCGGGAAGCCCGCGATCAGGTCCGCGCCGATGGCGATGTCGGGCCGGGCGGCCAGCAGGCGTTCGACGATCGCGACCGACTGCGCGCGGCTGTGGCGGCGCTTCATCCGCTTGAGGATCAGGTCGTTGCCCGCCTGGAGCGAGAGGTGGAGATGCGGCATCACCCGCGCCTCGCCCGTCACCAATTCGAACAAGCGGTCGTCGATCTCGATCGAATCGAGCGAGGACAGCCGCAGCCGGGGCAAGGCGGGGACATGGGTCAGGATACGCTCGACCAACAGGCCCAGGCTGGGCGCGCCGGGCAGGTCGTGGCCGTAACTGGTCAGGTCGACGCCGGTCAGCACCACTTCCCTGTGCCCCAGTTCGACCGCGCGCACGATCCGCTCGATGACCAGTCCGGCGGGGACCGAGCGGCTGGGCCCTCGTCCGGTCGGGATGATGCAGAAGGTGCAGCTATGGTCGCAGCCATTCTGCACCTCGACAAAGGCACGGGCATGGCCCGCAAAGGCCGACACCAGATGCGGCGCGGTCTCGACCACGCGCGACAGGTCGGCGACCAGCATCGGTTCGGCGGAGGCCCAGCTTTCGGGGCGCAGCTTGTCGGCATTGCCCAGCACGCGCGCGACTTCGGGCATGGCGGCGAAGCTGGCCGGATCGATCTGCGCCGCGCATCCCGTCACGACGATCTGCGCATCGGGCCGCGCCCTGGCGGCGCGGCGGATCGCGGCGCGGGTCTGCTTGACGGCTTCGTTGGTGACGGCACAGCTATTGACGACGACCATGTCCTCCCGCCCGGCGGCCAGCGCGCGGATCGTTTCGCTCTCGGCGATGTTCAGGCGGCAGCCCAAACTGATAATCTCGGGTCCAGGGAGGGACGACATGACCGCCGATCTAGGGATGGATGAACGACGTGTCCACGCGGACGCGAAGGCCGTGCTCGACTTCTGGTTCGGACTGGCGCCAGAACGGCATTTCGCCAAGGACGATGCGCTCGACCGCGAGATTGCCGAGCGGTTCGGGGCGCTTCGCGATCAGGTGCTGGCGACCGGGGCGATCGGCTGGCGCGACGATCCCGACACGCTGCTCGCGGCGATCCTGTTGCTCGACCAGTTTTCGCGCAATCTGCACCGGGGATCGGCGCAAGGCTATGCGGCCGATCCGCTCGCGCTGGAACTGTGCCTGTCGGCGATCGATGCGGGATGGGAATATCGCTATCCGCCCGAGCGGCTGGCCTTTGTCTATATGCCGCTGATGCACGCCGAGTCGCGGGCGATGCAGGATCTGAGCGTCGCCAAGTTCGCCGAACTGGGCCGCGAGGACAATCTCGCCTTCGCGCGCGATCACCGTGACGTCATCCGGCTTCATGGTCGGTATCCCAGCCGCAACGAAGCGCTTGGCCGGGCATCGACCGAGGCGGAGCGCGTCTATCTCAGCCGGCCAGACGCGGGCTGGTGAACGGCGGGGCGGGCGCGGCCGCACCCGCCAGCAGGCGCTTTTCGGCCAGCATCTGGCGCACCTGTGCCAGGTCCAGCATCGGGCCGTAGAGCGGTCCCTGTCCGTGCGAACAGCCGATCTCGCGCAGCCGCGCCTCCGTCTCCGCGTCGCGCAGGCCCTTGGCGGCGATCGGCAGGTGCAGATTGTCGCCCAGTTGGACGATGGCCGACACGATCGCGCTGCAATCCGGGTCGGCGCTCATGTTGCGGATGAAATCGGGATCGATCCGCACGCGGTCGAAGGGCAGGACGCGCAGATGCGCCAGGCTGGACTGGCCGCTGCCGAAATGGTCGAGCGCCAGGGAAATGCCCTGGTTCTTCAGGCTGGTGACGATCGACTGCGCCAGCGCCAGATTGGCGAACAGCGCATTCTCGGTGATCTCGATCTCCAGGCGGTGCGCCGGAAAGCCGCATTCGGTCAGCGTCTTGATGATCTTCTGCGCCAGCCAGGCATCCTGAAACTGCGACGCGACCATCGGCACGGACAGGATGATCGACGGGTCCCAGTCACGCGCACCCGCCATCGCCTGTCGCATCAGGCTGAGCGTCACTTCGCCCGACAGGCCGCACGCCTCCGCCACCGGCAGGAAGCGATCGGCGGCGATCGGGCCCAGCGTCGGATGCTCCCAATGGCCCGATACCTCGAACCCGGTC
This window harbors:
- a CDS encoding carbonic anhydrase — translated: MREYKQLLLANKAWAAELLEEKTDFFQRQTAGQKPDFLWIGCSDSRVTPEQLTMTPPGGMFLHRNIANLVHDDDLNLLSVVQYAVDVLEVRHVILCGHHGCGGVLATLDGGTEGPVDQWLANARDVLHRHRDEIDAQPNQEAKVNRLVEVNVMEQLRHLARLDTIQKAFASGRELWLHGWVYDIRDGHIKTLLEIDATTDLDALARPDKVLM
- a CDS encoding SulP family inorganic anion transporter, which codes for MAQNRSFLATARADVPASIVVALVALPLCLGVAVASGAPPFAGMIAGIVGGLVVGFLSKSPLSVSGPAAGLTVIVFEAIERLPSFQVFLLAVTLAGVLQLGFSLTRAGVLAEFVPSSVITGMLAAIGLILILKQIPHAIGYDGDFEGSFEYASRAGGNTFTDLWASVSRDIAPGAVLIGAISLAFLFWWDHAKPKQGPLRLLPGPLVVVVIGVVGNMILGSLRPEWQLAGAHLVQVPVAGSASEFVGQFQLPDFTAIGTGAVWTTAITLAIVASLESLLSVKAVDELDPRRRTTDKNWELMAQGGGNIVSGLLGGLPVTSVIVRSSANVDAGAESKLSTMLHATWLLLSVALIPVVLNQIPLAALAAVLIATGYKLCKPKLFTERYKQGWTQFIPFIVTILAILRTDLLIGILVGLAVGFVFVVARNFRPALTFASDDEDCLIRARRNLYFIHKYELQKSLAKVPDGANLLIDLSSTSYVDLDNIDIINAFIKGAEYRGIDVIVRSDVAERTAPMIKAPSTGVRYA
- a CDS encoding J domain-containing protein — encoded protein: MARSTTRSNDWGFPRWRSYGAAREAKPVRICDRHGCDQPGNCPAPKSPNSPDRWYFCETHAAEYNRGWDYFQGLSAEEAAAREASERRTSAGYAQSKHQAWAGPGDGSRSRDEMRALDALGLEPDAEFDLIRATWRGLAKANHPDIRPNDPEAATKFQQVQAAYEVLRAAEERRSWKPE
- a CDS encoding (2Fe-2S) ferredoxin domain-containing protein; this translates as MIRRAKVEWEATVLVCGKCSKKVGGGFGPKGKTPLAKALRRMFGKGRKASVGVIETKCLGLCPKNAVTLVDGRRPGEWLVVTPDEDVEAIAARLGRGA
- a CDS encoding SufE family protein produces the protein MSDLAEIRDEYEFLDADDRYRLLIDLGRALEPMPEALKTDATLVRGCSASVWVYPTKGDGEALHFLADSNAAITKGIIALVLKTVQDKTPAEILATDIEGELAPFDLRNQLSSNRTQGIPNMIALIRETAGRY
- the pspC gene encoding envelope stress response membrane protein PspC produces the protein MSASRTQFYLDKQNAKFKGVCSGIADYTGVDVLWVRIAAVLLTVTGVGMPWVPLAYILVAWMATAKPIGLYQSDEDAKFWQGVRSNPRRSTAEVRSTFRDIDRRLADIELHYTSRNRQLADEIDSLR
- the pspB gene encoding envelope stress response membrane protein PspB: MEDFFNIAVPIVSIFIALPWLFLHYMTKWKQAPKITQEDEQLLDELHLLARRLEDRLNTVERIVAADNPDFKPSLSQPEWRPEGRLGRTDYSLDRRN
- the pspA gene encoding phage shock protein PspA translates to MGIFSRTRDIVAANFADLLDKAEDPAKMIRMIILEMEETLVEVRASAARTIADQKEIRRHILKLDQLQESWTEKAELALSKDREDLAKAALIERQKAADMADQLKAEVQVLDDALRASEEDIAKLQNKLREARTKQNAVQTRLESANNRYRLREMWNGSKTHDAFSRFDMLERKVDEAEGRAEALGLGASPKTLEEEIAELRTSDRVDAELAALKARLKKGE